A single genomic interval of Agelaius phoeniceus isolate bAgePho1 chromosome 31, bAgePho1.hap1, whole genome shotgun sequence harbors:
- the LOC143696236 gene encoding uncharacterized protein LOC143696236 produces the protein MRSCYNPSTSDIAPRRLIQPRRHFRDQPHACAVLFPRLRRHPALLWPPLWHSAVPVPSRCVPLSGHSRHPCALARRFRRHRVTEIGKDVLGLRISPLQFR, from the exons ATGCGCAGTTGCTACAACCCCAGCACCAGCGATATCGCTCCGCGCCGCCTCATCCAACCACGGCGCCACTTCCGGGATCAGCCGCACGCATGCGCAGTTCTATTTCCACGGCTCCGCCGGCACCCCGCACTGCTTTGGCCGCCGCTTTGGCACAGCGCGGTCCCGGTTCCGAGCCGCTGCGTGCCGCTGTCCggccacagccggcatccctgtGCGCTGGCACGGCGCTTCCGCCGGCACCGG GTGACGGAGATCGGGAAGGACGTGCTGGGGCTGCGCATCAGCCCCCTCCAGTTCCGCTAG
- the TTC24 gene encoding tetratricopeptide repeat protein 24 isoform X3 has product MDSEEAAELGVQLTSPIHPTVPSVPTAPTHPTAPSVPIHPTVPSVPTAPTHPTAPSAPIHPTVPSVPTVPSVPTALSVPTAPTHPSAPSAPTVPSVPTAPTHPTVPTHPTAPSAPTHPTVPSVPTVPSVPTVPSALSVPTALSVPTAPTHPTVPSVPTAPTHPTVPTHPTAPTHPTAPSAPTAPTHPTVPTHPTAPSAPIHPTVPSVPTAPSAPSVPTTPAAPTTCKKSQKKKKAEARAAAQEGGDEAAGRVGAIEGLTRAGHRALALGAGREAVGCFRKALLLSRDTVSPQLHRACAFNLGAAYVETGKPRKGFEFLLQSQPSEAESRDSSKSLYFSVGAAHEGLQDFPKALECFEKVSGHAGAAQAGSRAGTCVQMGCCYLGMREPARAARCFLDAAQAYAAAESPGAAAVALSRASGSMLQSRRFRAAEIAGVLARCRSLCESIPDPALRGNAAPSPLRALRRSSHACFSSLPSGKLYNDIGLGYSQLHIFSLAAESFERALGLCGGERDRQREAALLQNLGAALNALSSFGTALGWHRRAAALHGALGNRRAQGQSFGNLAFACSQLGKHGDAAESYLHALQAFRDSGDLQGQWQACEGLGAACLHLGDPQKAIGHYQEALILLSRCQDSPRAAHKRVVHKLTDAIQHRLHLSHLSYQRGWAPSPGLEPSQLRFCSTVPRASRTQLQESKVGKAQAEDKLCWCTPGAHPGYSGTRMTLTGGLSLEPCNPSGLLGTSEEDDDGPSSAPGYHSEPQANSTRTTSPLPQAKLPHASLQLWHQNHQNLHQRPPESRDNDPTAGCWSRRGPRTGTRTLSLVCSLV; this is encoded by the exons atggattcagaagaggctgctgagctgggagTGCAGCTCACCAGCCCCATACACCCCAcagtcccctctgtccccacagcccctaCACACCCCACtgccccctctgtccccataCACCCCAcagtcccctctgtccccacagcccctaCACACCCCActgccccctcagcccccatACACCCCAcagtcccctctgtccccacagtcccctctgtccccactgccctctctgtccccacagcccccacacacccctctgccccctctgcccccacagtcccctctgtccccacagcccctacacaccccactgtccccacacACCCCACTGCCCCCTCAGCCCCTACACACCCCAcagtcccctctgtccccacagtcccctctgtccccactgtcccctctgccctctctgtccccactgccctctctgtccccacagcccctaCACACCCTAcagtcccctctgtccccacagcccccacacaccccactgtccccacacaccccacagcccccacacaccccactgccccctctgcccccacagcccccacacaccccactgtccccacacaccccactgccccctcagcccccatACACCCCAcagtcccctctgtccccactgccccctctgccccctctgtccccaccaCCCCCGCAGCCCCCACCACCTGCAAGAAGAgccagaagaagaagaaggctgaggccagggcagctgctcaggagggaggggatgaGGCAGCAGGGCGGGTGGGTGCCATCGAGGGCCTCACACGGGCCGGACACCGGGCGCTGGCCCTGGGCGCCGGGCGGGAGGCAGTGGGGTGCTTCAGGAaggccctgctcctctccagggaCACAGTGAGCCCCCAGCTCCACAGGGCTTGTGCCTTCAACCTGGGGGCTGCCTACGTGGAGACTGGGAAGCCCAGAAAGGGCTTTGAGTTCCTCCTCCAGTCCCAGCCCTCAGAGgcggagagcagggacagctcgaAGAGCCTTTATTTCAGCGTCGGGGCGGCTCACGAAGGGCTCCAGGATTTTCCAAAGGCTCTGGAGTGTTTTGAGAAAGTTTCCGGGCACGCTGGCGCTGCTCAGGCCGGCAGCCGAGCGGGCACCTGCGTGCAGATGGGCTGCTGCTACCTGGGCATGCGGGAGCCGGCGCGGGCCGCGCGGTGCTTCCTGGACGCGGCGCAGGCCTACGCGGCGGCGGAGAGCCCCGGGGCCGCGGCCGTGGCTCTGAGCAGGGCGAGCGGCTCCATGCTGCAGAGCCGGCGGTTCCGGGCCGCGGAGATCGCCGGGGTCCTCGCCCGGTGCCGCTCGCTCTGTGAATCCATCCCCGACCCCGCCCTGCGAGGTAACGCCGCGCCCTCCCCTCTTAGGGCCCTGCGCCGCAGCTCCCACGcctgcttttcctctctgccctcAGGGAAACTCTACAACGACATCGGCCTCGGCTACTCGCAGCTGCACATCTTCTCCCTGGCTGCCGAGAGCTTCGAGCGGGCGCTGGGGCTGTGCGGTGGGGAGCGGGACCGGCAGCGGGAGGCGGCGCTGCTGCAGAACCTGGGCGCTGCCCTCAACGCCCTGAGCAGCTTCGGCACCGCGCTGGGCTGGCACCGGCGAGCGGCTGCACTGCACG GTGCTCTGGGGAACCGCAGGGCTCAGGGCCAGAGCTTTGGGAACCTGGCGTTCGCCTGCAGCCAGCTCGGGAAGCACGGGGATGCCGCCGAGAGCTACCTGCACGCCCTGCAAGCCTTCAGGGACTCGG GGGACTTGCAGGGGCAGTGGCAAGCGTgcgaggggctgggggcagcgtGCTTGCACCTGGGAGACCCCCAGAAAGCCATCGGGCACTATCAGGAGGCCCTGATTTTGCTTTCCCGCTGTCAG gacagccccagagctgcccacaaACGGGTGGTGCACAAGCTCACAGATGCCATCCAGCACCGGCTCCACCTCAGCCACCTCTCCTACCAGCGGGGCTGGGCACCCAGCCCAGGCCTG GAGCCCAGCCAGCTGCGGTTTTGCTCCACAGTGCCCCGTGCCAGTaggacacagctccaggagagcaAGGT GGGGAAAGCCCAGGCTGAGGACAAGCTGTGTTGGTGTACACCAGGAGCACATCCCGGGTATTCAG GCACAAGAATGACCCTGACTGGTGGTCTCTCACTGGAGCCTTGCAACCCAAGTGGGCTCCTGGGCACCTCTGAGGAGGATGACGATggtcccagctcagctccagggtATCACAGTGAGCCCCAGGCTAACAG CACGAGGACCACcagccccctgccccaggccaAGCTGCCCCATGCCAGCCTCCAGCTGT GgcaccaaaaccaccaaaacctcCATCAGAGGCCTCCAGAGAG CCGTGACAATGACCCCACTGCCGGCTGCTGGTCCCGCCGGGGACCCCGCACGGGCACCAGGACTCTGTCCCTCGTCTGCAGCCTCGTGTGA
- the TTC24 gene encoding tetratricopeptide repeat protein 24 isoform X1, producing the protein MDSEEAAELGVQLTSPIHPTVPSVPTAPTHPTAPSVPIHPTVPSVPTAPTHPTAPSAPIHPTVPSVPTVPSVPTALSVPTAPTHPSAPSAPTVPSVPTAPTHPTVPTHPTAPSAPTHPTVPSVPTVPSVPTVPSALSVPTALSVPTAPTHPTVPSVPTAPTHPTVPTHPTAPTHPTAPSAPTAPTHPTVPTHPTAPSAPIHPTVPSVPTAPSAPSVPTTPAAPTTCKKSQKKKKAEARAAAQEGGDEAAGRVGAIEGLTRAGHRALALGAGREAVGCFRKALLLSRDTVSPQLHRACAFNLGAAYVETGKPRKGFEFLLQSQPSEAESRDSSKSLYFSVGAAHEGLQDFPKALECFEKVSGHAGAAQAGSRAGTCVQMGCCYLGMREPARAARCFLDAAQAYAAAESPGAAAVALSRASGSMLQSRRFRAAEIAGVLARCRSLCESIPDPALRGNAAPSPLRALRRSSHACFSSLPSGKLYNDIGLGYSQLHIFSLAAESFERALGLCGGERDRQREAALLQNLGAALNALSSFGTALGWHRRAAALHGALGNRRAQGQSFGNLAFACSQLGKHGDAAESYLHALQAFRDSGDLQGQWQACEGLGAACLHLGDPQKAIGHYQEALILLSRCQDSPRAAHKRVVHKLTDAIQHRLHLSHLSYQRGWAPSPGLEPSQLRFCSTVPRASRTQLQESKVGKAQAEDKLCWCTPGAHPGYSGTRMTLTGGLSLEPCNPSGLLGTSEEDDDGPSSAPGYHSEPQANSTRTTSPLPQAKLPHASLQLCKYHRPPEHRFCSEPRPEGLTLHPTGHQNHQNLHQRPPESRDNDPTAGCWSRRGPRTGTRTLSLVCSLV; encoded by the exons atggattcagaagaggctgctgagctgggagTGCAGCTCACCAGCCCCATACACCCCAcagtcccctctgtccccacagcccctaCACACCCCACtgccccctctgtccccataCACCCCAcagtcccctctgtccccacagcccctaCACACCCCActgccccctcagcccccatACACCCCAcagtcccctctgtccccacagtcccctctgtccccactgccctctctgtccccacagcccccacacacccctctgccccctctgcccccacagtcccctctgtccccacagcccctacacaccccactgtccccacacACCCCACTGCCCCCTCAGCCCCTACACACCCCAcagtcccctctgtccccacagtcccctctgtccccactgtcccctctgccctctctgtccccactgccctctctgtccccacagcccctaCACACCCTAcagtcccctctgtccccacagcccccacacaccccactgtccccacacaccccacagcccccacacaccccactgccccctctgcccccacagcccccacacaccccactgtccccacacaccccactgccccctcagcccccatACACCCCAcagtcccctctgtccccactgccccctctgccccctctgtccccaccaCCCCCGCAGCCCCCACCACCTGCAAGAAGAgccagaagaagaagaaggctgaggccagggcagctgctcaggagggaggggatgaGGCAGCAGGGCGGGTGGGTGCCATCGAGGGCCTCACACGGGCCGGACACCGGGCGCTGGCCCTGGGCGCCGGGCGGGAGGCAGTGGGGTGCTTCAGGAaggccctgctcctctccagggaCACAGTGAGCCCCCAGCTCCACAGGGCTTGTGCCTTCAACCTGGGGGCTGCCTACGTGGAGACTGGGAAGCCCAGAAAGGGCTTTGAGTTCCTCCTCCAGTCCCAGCCCTCAGAGgcggagagcagggacagctcgaAGAGCCTTTATTTCAGCGTCGGGGCGGCTCACGAAGGGCTCCAGGATTTTCCAAAGGCTCTGGAGTGTTTTGAGAAAGTTTCCGGGCACGCTGGCGCTGCTCAGGCCGGCAGCCGAGCGGGCACCTGCGTGCAGATGGGCTGCTGCTACCTGGGCATGCGGGAGCCGGCGCGGGCCGCGCGGTGCTTCCTGGACGCGGCGCAGGCCTACGCGGCGGCGGAGAGCCCCGGGGCCGCGGCCGTGGCTCTGAGCAGGGCGAGCGGCTCCATGCTGCAGAGCCGGCGGTTCCGGGCCGCGGAGATCGCCGGGGTCCTCGCCCGGTGCCGCTCGCTCTGTGAATCCATCCCCGACCCCGCCCTGCGAGGTAACGCCGCGCCCTCCCCTCTTAGGGCCCTGCGCCGCAGCTCCCACGcctgcttttcctctctgccctcAGGGAAACTCTACAACGACATCGGCCTCGGCTACTCGCAGCTGCACATCTTCTCCCTGGCTGCCGAGAGCTTCGAGCGGGCGCTGGGGCTGTGCGGTGGGGAGCGGGACCGGCAGCGGGAGGCGGCGCTGCTGCAGAACCTGGGCGCTGCCCTCAACGCCCTGAGCAGCTTCGGCACCGCGCTGGGCTGGCACCGGCGAGCGGCTGCACTGCACG GTGCTCTGGGGAACCGCAGGGCTCAGGGCCAGAGCTTTGGGAACCTGGCGTTCGCCTGCAGCCAGCTCGGGAAGCACGGGGATGCCGCCGAGAGCTACCTGCACGCCCTGCAAGCCTTCAGGGACTCGG GGGACTTGCAGGGGCAGTGGCAAGCGTgcgaggggctgggggcagcgtGCTTGCACCTGGGAGACCCCCAGAAAGCCATCGGGCACTATCAGGAGGCCCTGATTTTGCTTTCCCGCTGTCAG gacagccccagagctgcccacaaACGGGTGGTGCACAAGCTCACAGATGCCATCCAGCACCGGCTCCACCTCAGCCACCTCTCCTACCAGCGGGGCTGGGCACCCAGCCCAGGCCTG GAGCCCAGCCAGCTGCGGTTTTGCTCCACAGTGCCCCGTGCCAGTaggacacagctccaggagagcaAGGT GGGGAAAGCCCAGGCTGAGGACAAGCTGTGTTGGTGTACACCAGGAGCACATCCCGGGTATTCAG GCACAAGAATGACCCTGACTGGTGGTCTCTCACTGGAGCCTTGCAACCCAAGTGGGCTCCTGGGCACCTCTGAGGAGGATGACGATggtcccagctcagctccagggtATCACAGTGAGCCCCAGGCTAACAG CACGAGGACCACcagccccctgccccaggccaAGCTGCCCCATGCCAGCCTCCAGCTGTGTAAGTACCACAGACCACCAGAACATCGCTTCTGCAGTGAGCCCAGGCCTGAGGGTCTCACACTGCATCCCACAGGgcaccaaaaccaccaaaacctcCATCAGAGGCCTCCAGAGAG CCGTGACAATGACCCCACTGCCGGCTGCTGGTCCCGCCGGGGACCCCGCACGGGCACCAGGACTCTGTCCCTCGTCTGCAGCCTCGTGTGA
- the TTC24 gene encoding tetratricopeptide repeat protein 24 isoform X2, producing the protein MDSEEAAELGVQLTSPIHPTVPSVPTAPTHPTAPSVPIHPTVPSVPTAPTHPTAPSAPIHPTVPSVPTVPSVPTALSVPTAPTHPSAPSAPTVPSVPTAPTHPTVPTHPTAPSAPTHPTVPSVPTVPSVPTVPSALSVPTALSVPTAPTHPTVPSVPTAPTHPTVPTHPTAPTHPTAPSAPTAPTHPTVPTHPTAPSAPIHPTVPSVPTAPSAPSVPTTPAAPTTCKKSQKKKKAEARAAAQEGGDEAAGRVGAIEGLTRAGHRALALGAGREAVGCFRKALLLSRDTVSPQLHRACAFNLGAAYVETGKPRKGFEFLLQSQPSEAESRDSSKSLYFSVGAAHEGLQDFPKALECFEKVSGHAGAAQAGSRAGTCVQMGCCYLGMREPARAARCFLDAAQAYAAAESPGAAAVALSRASGSMLQSRRFRAAEIAGVLARCRSLCESIPDPALRGKLYNDIGLGYSQLHIFSLAAESFERALGLCGGERDRQREAALLQNLGAALNALSSFGTALGWHRRAAALHGALGNRRAQGQSFGNLAFACSQLGKHGDAAESYLHALQAFRDSGDLQGQWQACEGLGAACLHLGDPQKAIGHYQEALILLSRCQDSPRAAHKRVVHKLTDAIQHRLHLSHLSYQRGWAPSPGLEPSQLRFCSTVPRASRTQLQESKVGKAQAEDKLCWCTPGAHPGYSGTRMTLTGGLSLEPCNPSGLLGTSEEDDDGPSSAPGYHSEPQANSTRTTSPLPQAKLPHASLQLCKYHRPPEHRFCSEPRPEGLTLHPTGHQNHQNLHQRPPERAVSWNGHDPKPEVTGAGNFGTSSQHQNHPL; encoded by the exons atggattcagaagaggctgctgagctgggagTGCAGCTCACCAGCCCCATACACCCCAcagtcccctctgtccccacagcccctaCACACCCCACtgccccctctgtccccataCACCCCAcagtcccctctgtccccacagcccctaCACACCCCActgccccctcagcccccatACACCCCAcagtcccctctgtccccacagtcccctctgtccccactgccctctctgtccccacagcccccacacacccctctgccccctctgcccccacagtcccctctgtccccacagcccctacacaccccactgtccccacacACCCCACTGCCCCCTCAGCCCCTACACACCCCAcagtcccctctgtccccacagtcccctctgtccccactgtcccctctgccctctctgtccccactgccctctctgtccccacagcccctaCACACCCTAcagtcccctctgtccccacagcccccacacaccccactgtccccacacaccccacagcccccacacaccccactgccccctctgcccccacagcccccacacaccccactgtccccacacaccccactgccccctcagcccccatACACCCCAcagtcccctctgtccccactgccccctctgccccctctgtccccaccaCCCCCGCAGCCCCCACCACCTGCAAGAAGAgccagaagaagaagaaggctgaggccagggcagctgctcaggagggaggggatgaGGCAGCAGGGCGGGTGGGTGCCATCGAGGGCCTCACACGGGCCGGACACCGGGCGCTGGCCCTGGGCGCCGGGCGGGAGGCAGTGGGGTGCTTCAGGAaggccctgctcctctccagggaCACAGTGAGCCCCCAGCTCCACAGGGCTTGTGCCTTCAACCTGGGGGCTGCCTACGTGGAGACTGGGAAGCCCAGAAAGGGCTTTGAGTTCCTCCTCCAGTCCCAGCCCTCAGAGgcggagagcagggacagctcgaAGAGCCTTTATTTCAGCGTCGGGGCGGCTCACGAAGGGCTCCAGGATTTTCCAAAGGCTCTGGAGTGTTTTGAGAAAGTTTCCGGGCACGCTGGCGCTGCTCAGGCCGGCAGCCGAGCGGGCACCTGCGTGCAGATGGGCTGCTGCTACCTGGGCATGCGGGAGCCGGCGCGGGCCGCGCGGTGCTTCCTGGACGCGGCGCAGGCCTACGCGGCGGCGGAGAGCCCCGGGGCCGCGGCCGTGGCTCTGAGCAGGGCGAGCGGCTCCATGCTGCAGAGCCGGCGGTTCCGGGCCGCGGAGATCGCCGGGGTCCTCGCCCGGTGCCGCTCGCTCTGTGAATCCATCCCCGACCCCGCCCTGCGAG GGAAACTCTACAACGACATCGGCCTCGGCTACTCGCAGCTGCACATCTTCTCCCTGGCTGCCGAGAGCTTCGAGCGGGCGCTGGGGCTGTGCGGTGGGGAGCGGGACCGGCAGCGGGAGGCGGCGCTGCTGCAGAACCTGGGCGCTGCCCTCAACGCCCTGAGCAGCTTCGGCACCGCGCTGGGCTGGCACCGGCGAGCGGCTGCACTGCACG GTGCTCTGGGGAACCGCAGGGCTCAGGGCCAGAGCTTTGGGAACCTGGCGTTCGCCTGCAGCCAGCTCGGGAAGCACGGGGATGCCGCCGAGAGCTACCTGCACGCCCTGCAAGCCTTCAGGGACTCGG GGGACTTGCAGGGGCAGTGGCAAGCGTgcgaggggctgggggcagcgtGCTTGCACCTGGGAGACCCCCAGAAAGCCATCGGGCACTATCAGGAGGCCCTGATTTTGCTTTCCCGCTGTCAG gacagccccagagctgcccacaaACGGGTGGTGCACAAGCTCACAGATGCCATCCAGCACCGGCTCCACCTCAGCCACCTCTCCTACCAGCGGGGCTGGGCACCCAGCCCAGGCCTG GAGCCCAGCCAGCTGCGGTTTTGCTCCACAGTGCCCCGTGCCAGTaggacacagctccaggagagcaAGGT GGGGAAAGCCCAGGCTGAGGACAAGCTGTGTTGGTGTACACCAGGAGCACATCCCGGGTATTCAG GCACAAGAATGACCCTGACTGGTGGTCTCTCACTGGAGCCTTGCAACCCAAGTGGGCTCCTGGGCACCTCTGAGGAGGATGACGATggtcccagctcagctccagggtATCACAGTGAGCCCCAGGCTAACAG CACGAGGACCACcagccccctgccccaggccaAGCTGCCCCATGCCAGCCTCCAGCTGTGTAAGTACCACAGACCACCAGAACATCGCTTCTGCAGTGAGCCCAGGCCTGAGGGTCTCACACTGCATCCCACAGGgcaccaaaaccaccaaaacctcCATCAGAGGCCTCCAGAGAG ggctgtttcGTGGAATGGACACGACCCCAAGCCAGAAGTCACAGGGGCTGGGAATTTTGGTACCTCAAGCCAACACCAGAACCATCCCCTATAG
- the TTC24 gene encoding tetratricopeptide repeat protein 24 isoform X4 encodes MDSEEAAELGVQLTSPIHPTVPSVPTAPTHPTAPSVPIHPTVPSVPTAPTHPTAPSAPIHPTVPSVPTVPSVPTALSVPTAPTHPSAPSAPTVPSVPTAPTHPTVPTHPTAPSAPTHPTVPSVPTVPSVPTVPSALSVPTALSVPTAPTHPTVPSVPTAPTHPTVPTHPTAPTHPTAPSAPTAPTHPTVPTHPTAPSAPIHPTVPSVPTAPSAPSVPTTPAAPTTCKKSQKKKKAEARAAAQEGGDEAAGRVGAIEGLTRAGHRALALGAGREAVGCFRKALLLSRDTVSPQLHRACAFNLGAAYVETGKPRKGFEFLLQSQPSEAESRDSSKSLYFSVGAAHEGLQDFPKALECFEKVSGHAGAAQAGSRAGTCVQMGCCYLGMREPARAARCFLDAAQAYAAAESPGAAAVALSRASGSMLQSRRFRAAEIAGVLARCRSLCESIPDPALRGNAAPSPLRALRRSSHACFSSLPSGKLYNDIGLGYSQLHIFSLAAESFERALGLCGGERDRQREAALLQNLGAALNALSSFGTALGWHRRAAALHGALGNRRAQGQSFGNLAFACSQLGKHGDAAESYLHALQAFRDSGDLQGQWQACEGLGAACLHLGDPQKAIGHYQEALILLSRCQDSPRAAHKRVVHKLTDAIQHRLHLSHLSYQRGWAPSPGLEPSQLRFCSTVPRASRTQLQESKGESPG; translated from the exons atggattcagaagaggctgctgagctgggagTGCAGCTCACCAGCCCCATACACCCCAcagtcccctctgtccccacagcccctaCACACCCCACtgccccctctgtccccataCACCCCAcagtcccctctgtccccacagcccctaCACACCCCActgccccctcagcccccatACACCCCAcagtcccctctgtccccacagtcccctctgtccccactgccctctctgtccccacagcccccacacacccctctgccccctctgcccccacagtcccctctgtccccacagcccctacacaccccactgtccccacacACCCCACTGCCCCCTCAGCCCCTACACACCCCAcagtcccctctgtccccacagtcccctctgtccccactgtcccctctgccctctctgtccccactgccctctctgtccccacagcccctaCACACCCTAcagtcccctctgtccccacagcccccacacaccccactgtccccacacaccccacagcccccacacaccccactgccccctctgcccccacagcccccacacaccccactgtccccacacaccccactgccccctcagcccccatACACCCCAcagtcccctctgtccccactgccccctctgccccctctgtccccaccaCCCCCGCAGCCCCCACCACCTGCAAGAAGAgccagaagaagaagaaggctgaggccagggcagctgctcaggagggaggggatgaGGCAGCAGGGCGGGTGGGTGCCATCGAGGGCCTCACACGGGCCGGACACCGGGCGCTGGCCCTGGGCGCCGGGCGGGAGGCAGTGGGGTGCTTCAGGAaggccctgctcctctccagggaCACAGTGAGCCCCCAGCTCCACAGGGCTTGTGCCTTCAACCTGGGGGCTGCCTACGTGGAGACTGGGAAGCCCAGAAAGGGCTTTGAGTTCCTCCTCCAGTCCCAGCCCTCAGAGgcggagagcagggacagctcgaAGAGCCTTTATTTCAGCGTCGGGGCGGCTCACGAAGGGCTCCAGGATTTTCCAAAGGCTCTGGAGTGTTTTGAGAAAGTTTCCGGGCACGCTGGCGCTGCTCAGGCCGGCAGCCGAGCGGGCACCTGCGTGCAGATGGGCTGCTGCTACCTGGGCATGCGGGAGCCGGCGCGGGCCGCGCGGTGCTTCCTGGACGCGGCGCAGGCCTACGCGGCGGCGGAGAGCCCCGGGGCCGCGGCCGTGGCTCTGAGCAGGGCGAGCGGCTCCATGCTGCAGAGCCGGCGGTTCCGGGCCGCGGAGATCGCCGGGGTCCTCGCCCGGTGCCGCTCGCTCTGTGAATCCATCCCCGACCCCGCCCTGCGAGGTAACGCCGCGCCCTCCCCTCTTAGGGCCCTGCGCCGCAGCTCCCACGcctgcttttcctctctgccctcAGGGAAACTCTACAACGACATCGGCCTCGGCTACTCGCAGCTGCACATCTTCTCCCTGGCTGCCGAGAGCTTCGAGCGGGCGCTGGGGCTGTGCGGTGGGGAGCGGGACCGGCAGCGGGAGGCGGCGCTGCTGCAGAACCTGGGCGCTGCCCTCAACGCCCTGAGCAGCTTCGGCACCGCGCTGGGCTGGCACCGGCGAGCGGCTGCACTGCACG GTGCTCTGGGGAACCGCAGGGCTCAGGGCCAGAGCTTTGGGAACCTGGCGTTCGCCTGCAGCCAGCTCGGGAAGCACGGGGATGCCGCCGAGAGCTACCTGCACGCCCTGCAAGCCTTCAGGGACTCGG GGGACTTGCAGGGGCAGTGGCAAGCGTgcgaggggctgggggcagcgtGCTTGCACCTGGGAGACCCCCAGAAAGCCATCGGGCACTATCAGGAGGCCCTGATTTTGCTTTCCCGCTGTCAG gacagccccagagctgcccacaaACGGGTGGTGCACAAGCTCACAGATGCCATCCAGCACCGGCTCCACCTCAGCCACCTCTCCTACCAGCGGGGCTGGGCACCCAGCCCAGGCCTG GAGCCCAGCCAGCTGCGGTTTTGCTCCACAGTGCCCCGTGCCAGTaggacacagctccaggagagcaAG GGGGAAAGCCCAGGCTGA
- the NAXE gene encoding NAD(P)H-hydrate epimerase, with the protein MPGPRALLGLGLLVAAARAGGRCRDRGWSWGLGWGRERGRCLPRRAMHVPSPGAGPTGLRFLGQEEAQAIDQELFTEYKFSVDQLMELAGLSCATAIAKAYPPSSFTTSQPAVLVVCGPGNNGGDGLVCARHLKMFGYQPTVYYPKRSSKPLFEGLTTQCKKMDIPFLPEFPAEAEFIDELYGLVVDAIFGFSFTGAVREPFGSILSTLERVTVPIASIDIPSGWDVEKGKADGLQPDMLISLTAPKKAAMHFTGRYHFLGGRFVPPALQEKYSLNLPEYPGTDCVLQLT; encoded by the exons ATGCCGGGCCCGCGGgcgctgctgggcctggggctgctggtggcggcggcgcgggcgggcgggcggtgcCGGGATCGCGGCTGGAGCTGGGGTTTGGGCtggggccgggagcggggccggtgCCTTCCCCGCCGCGCCATGCACGTCCCCAGCCCGGGGGCCGGCCCGACGGGGCTCCGCTTCCTCGG gcaggaggaggcccAGGCTATCGACCAGGAGCTCTTCACTGAGTACAAGTTCAGCGTGGATCAGCTGATGGAGCTGGcggggctgagctgtgccaccGCCATTGCCAAG GCCTACCCACCCAGCTCCTTCACCACGAGCCAGCCCGCTGTGCTGGTGGTCTGCGGGCCAGGGAACAACGGCGGTGATGGGCTGGTCTGTGCCCGGCACCTGAAGATGTTT GGCTACCAGCCAACTGTGTATTACCCCAAGCGCTCCAGCAAGCCCCTCTTTGAAGGTTTGACCACCCAGTGCAAGAAGATGGATATTCCCTTTCTCCCCGAGTTCCCAGCTGAG GCTGAGTTTATTGACGAGCTCTACGGCCTGGTGGTGGATGCCATTTTCGGCTTCAGCTTCACGGGAGCGGTGCGGGAGCCCTTTGGCAGCATCCTCAGCACTCTGGAGCGTGTCACGGTGCCCATTGCCAGCATTGACATCCCCTCAG GCTGGGATGTGGAGAAGGGGAAGGCAGACGGCCTCCAGCCCGACATGCTCATCTCCCTGACGGCGCCCAAGAAGGCAGCGATGCATTTCACGGGCCGCTACCACTTCCTTGGGGGCAGGTTTGTGCCCCCTGCGCTCCAGGAGAAATACAGCCTGAACCTGCCAGAGTACCCTGGCACAGACTGCGTCCTGCAGCTCACCTAG